The following coding sequences lie in one Spinacia oleracea cultivar Varoflay chromosome 1, BTI_SOV_V1, whole genome shotgun sequence genomic window:
- the LOC110781867 gene encoding uncharacterized protein, with protein sequence MRNLNEFQGFWGSVARKAKAVLDDEVQPEHVEAPRTARRYEDNVGLGQQDDRQSQPAQSRKKPDKAVLRKGFGAIASSFNYLGNALEEGLNIVENRTADIIQDTRNRRSHARKKAAPDFYQQPTDAGHVKEPSGTQNQRSSVAQTEMDIQLQASRDVAMAMAAKTKLLLRELKSYKADLAFAKERCAQLEEENRILRESMENGDNPEDDELIRLQLETLLAEKARLAQENAFFARENRFLREVVEYHQLTMQDVVYLNERSEEITEVYPTSKVPGATNLNDVATMPSLSPSVHASELVFEENPSFK encoded by the exons ATGAGAAACTTGAATGAGTTTCAAGGTTTCTGGGGCTCAGTGGCTCGGAAGGCTAAAGCGGTCCTTGATGATGAAGTTCAACCTGAACATGTTGAAGCCCCTAGAACAGCTCGTCGTTATGAAGATAATGTTGGTTTAGGACAGCAG GATGATCGCCAATCTCAACCTGCTCAGAGCCGCAAGAAACCAGACAAAGCTGTATTACGAAAGGGATTTGGTGCTATTGCTTCTTCGTTTAATTATCTTGGCAATGCCTTAGAG GAAGGACTTAATATTGTGGAAAACCGCACTGCTGACATCATACAAGACACTCGCAATCGAAGGTCGCATGCCAGAAAAAAAGCTGCCCCTGACTTTTACCAGCAGCCCACAGATGCAGGACATGTAAAGGAGCCATCTGGAACACAGAACCAAAGGTCCTCGGTGGCTCAAACTGAAATGGACATCCAATTGCAGGCATCTCGCGAC GTTGCTATGGCCATGGCTGCGAAAACAAAGCTACTCCTTAGAGAGCTAAAGAGTTACAAAGCTGACCTTGCTTTTGCCAAGGAGCGGTGTGCTCAGCTGGAGGAAGAAAACAGGATACTTCGTGAGAGTATGGAGAACGGAGACAACCCAGAAGATGATGAATTG ATACGACTTCAATTAGAAACCCTACTGGCAGAGAAGGCTCGGTTGGCTCAAGAGAATGCTTTCTTTGCTCGCGAGAACCGTTTCTTACGCGAGGTTGTTGAATATCATCAGCTCACCATGCAGGATGTCGTCTACCTAAACGAAAGGAGTGAAGAAATAACGGAAGTTTACCCTACTTCCAAGGTACCAGGTGCCACTAACCTGAACGATGTAGCTACAATGCCATCTCTATCACCTTCTGTTCATGCATCTGAGCTTGTATTTGAAGAAAACCCGAGTTTTAAATGA